In the genome of Doryrhamphus excisus isolate RoL2022-K1 chromosome 11, RoL_Dexc_1.0, whole genome shotgun sequence, one region contains:
- the LOC131138256 gene encoding adhesion G-protein coupled receptor G4 isoform X4, which produces MVFHLQILFVALLCSTFSTSMQAPLLSLWGKVAEFNLGCSHWRLEDGVSIPTLNHLTACLDLKFKAPAGTQWTAFMYRYPDTQCVGLGVGGCRDCLVVWLFGTEWTTLPISLGVKEWHSLCMTWSHTKDRPLLYVNGTLMDLMAVQDFSPSCCKPAPNGTLTLGAAHELVDGKVQILPSTILTGTVSLFRLWGQERSRQEVTSLKCTEGDLLQWDSHLWDTRVCAPIPDPTLKCEWSIYTVNVKFSIIRYDGNNTELYTARDIAHRWLRDVLPSNIYLHRVSVYEAVRFSAKDSNMLTTLSQGKLVRWTSSNINRFDCLVYVSVIPCADVAAVQDTMHANLGTPYHGFGDLIQVLADVASIETTPVASFSPDTVPPPVTTRSPPVTNFTMMTSVLTSAFTETSSNFSSDLYFEVKVNVSIRGECEAEDILATWLNDTLPDHMMTVLGLQLLPKHQRLKLSRGWDLSVSDGVSSNTVSRESFIFQVEVKMWLTDPQQVEQQIRDLLLVPYNQGSVSIETEDIEICRILNVTCQPESQQTRRGLFEWPVTPGGKNASQPCPKNPQRSGTRHCKLSFSTHWMAPNLQECPIVVETILDLDQVEVTPDNAMDVMEIMHGLLKNHSNLSYQELDTVLNKLKDVVNVSMVTPVLGTAVINTVSDILESHSFLLPFTNTILNITEAVGDRMVGMENSSNLVAPAVVVSMVDVVPREFAGLTFGVSSDRTGSKPEIFLNRLPLKDTVAFIALPSILQHSFPPNQSAQRIQFQFYGVSQLFRDNHQKQILNSFVVSASVSNATSQIQDLEVDIKIVLHHLQPIYQHMDTQCVYWNFNENNGHGGWDPRGCRKHNSSLDFTTCLCDHLTHFGVLLDVTRAPVDKANEHRLTIITYCGCGVSSLFLGITVLTYTAFHKLRRDYPSKILINLSLALLGLNLAFLLDSWLSSWGIDGLCMAAAATLHYFLLASFTWMGLEGVNMYFALVKVFNVYVPSYMLKFCALGWGIPLVICILVLVVNRDAYGSHLYNDALTRTESLDNSDNFCWLQDDVTFYVSVVAYALLMFLFNIAVFVVVLIQIRHMRAKGPSGTRGGLMHDLKGIATLTLLLGLTWTVGFFTWGPARLVLLYMFSVLNTMQGKCQKTVEDPSLFWEIST; this is translated from the exons ATGGTTTTTCATCTACAAATATTGTTTGTCGCTCTGCTGTGCAGCACTTTCTCCACCAGCATGCAAG CGCCTCTTCTCAGCCTTTGGGGCAAAGTGGCGGAGTTCAACTTAGGTTGCAGCCACTGGAGACTAGAGGACGGGGTCTCCATCCCCACCTTGAACCACCTCACTGCGTGCCTGGACCTCAAGTTTAAG GCACCAGCTGGAACTCAGTGGACAGCCTTCATGTACCGCTATCCTGACACCCAGTGTGTAGGTCTTGGCGTGGGGGGTTGCAGGGATTGTTTGGTGGTCTGGTTGTTTGGCACAGAGTGGACCACCCTCCCAATCAGCCTTGGGGTAAAGGAGTGGCATTCTCTATGTATGACATGGTCTCATACTAAAGACAGGCCTCTGCTTTATGTCAATGGGACCCTGATGGACCTCATGGCGG TACAAGACTTTTCACCCTCCTGTTGCAAACCGGCTCCGAATGGTACGCTCACCCTGGGTGCCGCCCACGAGCTGGTGGACGGAAAAGTCCAGATCCTTCCGTCCACCATCTTGACCGGCACTGTGTCCCTGTTTCGACTGTGGGGGCAAGAGCGCAGcaggcaggaagtgacgtcactcAAGTGCACAGAGGGAGACCTGCTGCAGTGGGACAGCCACCTGTGGGACACACGGGTGTGTGCCCCCATCCCTGACCCTACGCTCAAGTGTG AGTGGTCCATTTACACAGTCAACGTGAAGTTCAGCATCATTCGATATGACGGCAACAACACGGAGCTCTACACGGCCAGAGACATTGCACATCGCTGG CTCCGAGATGTGCTCCCGTCCAACATTTATTTACACAGAGTGTCTGTCTATGAAGCTGTCAG ATTCAGCGCCAAAGACTCAAACATGCTGACAACATTGAGTCAAGGCAAACTG GTACGCTGGACCTCCTCCAATATTAACAG gTTTGATTGCTTGGTCTACGTGAGCGTCATCCCCTGTGCGGACGTGGCAGCGGTGCAGGACACGATGCACGCCAACCTGGGTACCCCCTATCATGGTTTCGGTGATCTGATCCAAGTGCTGGCGGACGTAGCGAGCATAGAAACCACGCCTGTTG CTAGTTTCTCCCCTGACACGGTTCCCCCTCCCGTGACTACAAGATCTCCACCCGTCACAAACTTCACTATGATGACATCGGTGCTTACTTCCGCCTTCACTGAGACATCCTCAAATTTCTCAAGTGATCTGTACTTTGAGGTCAAGGTCAACGTGTCGATAAGAGGAGAGTGTGAAGCGGAGGATATTCTCGCCACGTGG CTCAACGACACGCTACCCGATCACATGATGACGGTGCTAGGCCTTCAGCTGCTTCCCAAACATCAACG ACTTAAACTCAGCCGCGGGTGGGACCTGTCGGTTTCTGATGGG gTGTCTTCAAACACTGTGTCCAG AGAGAGCTTCATCTTCCAGGTTGAGGTGAAGATGTGGCTTACAGACCCCCAGCAAGTTGAACAGCAGATACGAGATCTGCTCCTGGTGCCTTACAACCAAGGCTCCGTCTCCATAGAGACCGAAGACATAGAAATATGCCGCATCT TGAACGTGACCTGTCAGCCAGAGAGTCAGCAAACAAGAAGAGGTCTCTTTGAGTGGCCCGTCACTCCAGGAGGGAAAAATGCTTCTCAGCCTTGCCCGAAAAACCCTCAACGCAGTGGCACAAGACACTG TAAACTGAGTTTCAGCACCCATTGGATGGCCCCAAACCTCCAAGAGTGCCCTATAGTGGTGGAAACCATCCTTGATCTTGACCAAGTGGAAGTCACTCCAG ATAATGCCATGGACGTTATGGAGATAATGCATGGTTTACTGAAGAACCACTCCAACCTCAGCTACCAGGAGCTGGACACTGTGCTCAATAAGCTGAAGGACGTGGTGAACGTCAGCATGGTGACGCCAGTCCTGGGCACGGCAGTCATCAACACCGTCTCGGACATACTGGAGTCTCACAGCTTCCTCTTACCCTTCACTAATAC GATTCTGAACATCACAGAGGCAGTAGGAGACCGCATGGTGGGAATGGAAAACTCGTCAAATCTTGTCGCTCCGGCCGTGGTGGTCTCAATGGTGGACGTGGTTCCAAGAGAGTTTGCTGGTTTGACTTTTGGAGTGTCTTCGGATAGGACGGGCTCCAAGCCTGAG ATTTTTCTAAACAGGCTTCCTCTTAAAGACACGGTGGCTTTCATAGCCCTGCCCTCCATTCTGCAACACAGCTTCCCGCCCAACCAGAGCGCGCAGAGGATCCAGTTTCAGTTCTATGGCGTGTCGCAACTCTTCAGG GACAACCACCAGAAGCAGATTCTGAACAGCTTTGTGGTGTCAGCCAGCGTGAGCAACGCCACCTCTCAAATACAAGACCTTGAAGTTGACATTAAAATCGTACTGCACCACCTCCAACCTATTTAT CAACACATGGACACACAGTGTGTGTATTGGAACTTCAATGAAAACA ACGGACATGGAGGATGGGACCCTCGTGGTTGCAGGAAACACAACAGCAGCCTGGATTTCACAACATGTTTGTGTGATCATCTCACACACTTTGGAGTTCTTCTG GATGTCACCAGGGCCCCAGTGGACAAAGCTAATGAGCATAGGCTGACGATCATCACGTATTGTGGATGTGGAGTCTCCTCACTGTTTTTGGGAATAACGGTCCTCACGTACACAGCTTTTCA cAAGCTCCGTCGAGACTACCCCTCCAAGATCCTTATCAACCTCTCGCTGGCCCTGCTGGGTCTGAACCTGGCATTCTTGCTCGACTCCTGGCTCTCCTCCTGGGGAATAGACGGCCTCTGCATGGCCGCCGCAGCAACGCTCCACTACTTCCTACTGGCGTCATTTACCTGGATGGGACTGGAGGGTGTCAATATGTACTTCGCCCTCGTCAAGGTCTTCAACGTCTACGTGCCGTCCTACATGCTCAAGTTTTGTGCTCTGGGATGGG GTATCCCCTTGGTCATTTGTATTCTGGTGCTCGTGGTGAACAGAGATGCCTACGGCAGCCACCTCTACAACGATGCTCTTACCAGAACGGAGTCACTTGACAACTCCGACAACTT CTGTTGGCTTCAGGACGACGTTACCTTCTACGTGTCTGTGGTCGCCTACGCCTTGTTGATGTTCCTCTTTAATATTGCC GTTTTTGTGGTGGTCCTGATCCAGATTCGCCACATGCGGGCAAAAGGTCCAAGTGGGACACGTGGAGGACTGATGCACGACCTAAAAGGGATCGCCACTCTCACTTTACTACTGGGACTCACATGGACTGTGGGTTTTTTTACATGGGGGCCGGCTCGACTGGTTCTGCTGTATATGTTCTCTGTACTTAACACCATGCAAG GAAAATGTCAGAAAACAGTGGAGGATCCATCTCTGTTTTGGGAAATTTCGACTTGA